From the genome of Streptomyces sp. NBC_00659, one region includes:
- a CDS encoding isoprenyl transferase → MVVRGILGSRRREYKAPEPHPSGARAPKLPGELVPNHVAIVMDGNGRWAKERGLPRTEGHKVGAERVLDVLQGAVEVGVGSISLYAFSTENWKRSPDEVRFLMNFNRDFIRKTRDTLDGLGIRVRWVGRMPKLWKSVAKELQIAQEQTKDNDALTLYFCMNYGGRAEIADAAQALAEDVKAGRLDPSKVNEKTLQKYMYFPDMPDVDLFLRPSGEQRTSNYLLWQSAYAEMVFQDVLWPDFDRRDLWRACVEYAQRDRRFGGAVPNEQLLAMEKAMRGDGS, encoded by the coding sequence ATGGTCGTACGCGGGATCCTGGGCAGCCGGCGCCGCGAGTACAAGGCGCCGGAACCGCACCCCTCCGGTGCCCGCGCGCCCAAACTCCCCGGCGAGCTCGTCCCGAACCATGTCGCGATCGTCATGGACGGGAACGGCCGCTGGGCCAAGGAGCGCGGGCTGCCCCGGACCGAGGGGCACAAGGTCGGTGCCGAGCGCGTCCTCGACGTGCTCCAGGGCGCGGTCGAGGTCGGCGTCGGCAGCATCTCCCTGTACGCCTTCTCCACCGAGAACTGGAAGCGCTCGCCCGACGAGGTGCGCTTCCTGATGAACTTCAACCGCGACTTCATCCGCAAGACCCGCGACACCCTCGACGGGCTCGGCATCCGGGTGCGCTGGGTGGGACGCATGCCCAAGCTGTGGAAGTCGGTCGCCAAGGAGCTCCAGATCGCCCAGGAGCAGACCAAGGACAACGACGCGCTCACGCTGTACTTCTGCATGAACTACGGCGGCCGCGCCGAGATCGCCGACGCGGCGCAGGCGCTGGCCGAGGACGTGAAGGCCGGCCGCCTCGACCCGTCCAAGGTCAACGAGAAGACCCTCCAGAAGTACATGTACTTCCCGGACATGCCGGACGTGGACCTGTTCCTGCGCCCGAGTGGCGAGCAGCGCACCTCCAACTACCTTCTCTGGCAGAGCGCCTACGCCGAGATGGTCTTCCAGGACGTGCTGTGGCCCGACTTCGACCGCCGTGACCTGTGGCGGGCCTGCGTCGAGTACGCGCAGCGCGACCGCCGCTTCGGCGGCGCCGTCCCGAACGAGCAACTGCTCGCGATGGAGAAGGCCATGCGGGGCGACGGCTCGTAA
- the recO gene encoding DNA repair protein RecO, protein MSLFRDDGIVLRTQKLGEADRIITLLTRGHGRVRAVARGVRRTKSKFGARLEPFSHVDVQFFARGGELIGRGLPLCTQSETIAPYGSGIVTDYPRYTAGTAMLETAERFTDHEGEPAVQQYLLLVGGLRTLARGEHEPHLVLDAFLLRSLAVNGYAPSFSDCAKCGMPGPNPFFSVAAGGTVCVDCRVPGSVVPSPQALELLGALLTGDWETADACEPRHVREGSGLVSAYLHWHLERGLRSLRYVEK, encoded by the coding sequence ATGAGTCTGTTCCGCGACGACGGCATCGTGCTGCGCACCCAGAAGCTGGGTGAGGCGGACCGGATCATCACGTTGCTCACGCGCGGTCACGGCCGCGTACGGGCGGTGGCGCGCGGGGTCCGGCGGACCAAGTCGAAGTTCGGGGCGCGCCTCGAACCCTTCTCCCACGTGGACGTGCAGTTCTTCGCGCGGGGCGGTGAACTCATCGGCCGCGGACTGCCCCTGTGCACACAGAGCGAGACGATCGCTCCGTACGGTAGCGGGATCGTCACCGACTACCCGCGGTACACCGCGGGCACCGCGATGCTGGAGACCGCCGAGCGGTTCACCGACCACGAGGGGGAGCCCGCGGTGCAGCAGTACCTGCTGCTGGTCGGCGGGCTGCGCACGCTCGCCCGGGGTGAGCACGAGCCGCACCTCGTCCTCGACGCCTTCCTGCTGCGCTCCCTCGCGGTCAACGGCTACGCGCCCAGCTTCAGCGACTGTGCCAAATGCGGCATGCCGGGACCGAACCCCTTCTTCTCGGTCGCCGCGGGAGGAACCGTCTGCGTCGACTGCCGGGTGCCCGGCAGCGTCGTACCCTCGCCTCAGGCCCTCGAACTTCTCGGCGCGCTGCTCACGGGAGACTGGGAGACCGCGGACGCGTGCGAGCCGCGGCACGTCCGGGAGGGCAGCGGGCTGGTGTCGGCCTATCTCCACTGGCATCTGGAGCGCGGACTGCGCTCCCTGCGGTACGTGGAGAAGTAG
- a CDS encoding helix-turn-helix domain-containing protein — protein sequence MANGSRQAAWEFFGSELKRRREGAGFTQAELGARVFVSGGYIGQFEQAIRKPQLDVAQRIDTLLHSDGFFERMWHKLIDDKRYAGYFAAVVELERTATKIAEFAPALVPGLLQTAGYARAVTLAGNPLVADEYVEEKVTARRERARILDVAALPGYWVILHEQVLRIPVGGHAAMAEQLEHIVGLVRRRRVLVQVLPCSVGAYPLIGRMVQLMEFADAPPTAYTEAVYSGNLLDEPALVKRVQDAYDLLRAAALPPDASLSLIESATEDHRRCASTT from the coding sequence ATGGCCAACGGTTCGCGGCAGGCTGCCTGGGAATTTTTCGGTTCAGAACTGAAACGACGCAGGGAGGGCGCGGGTTTCACCCAAGCGGAACTCGGGGCTCGGGTCTTCGTCTCCGGCGGCTATATCGGCCAGTTCGAACAGGCCATCCGCAAACCTCAGTTGGACGTGGCTCAGCGCATCGACACGCTGCTGCACAGCGACGGCTTCTTCGAGCGCATGTGGCACAAGCTCATCGACGACAAGCGGTACGCGGGGTATTTCGCGGCGGTGGTCGAACTGGAGCGGACGGCCACGAAGATCGCGGAGTTCGCGCCCGCGCTGGTGCCGGGTCTGTTGCAGACGGCGGGGTATGCGCGGGCCGTGACCCTGGCCGGCAATCCCCTCGTCGCCGACGAATACGTCGAGGAGAAGGTGACCGCCCGCCGCGAACGGGCGCGGATCCTGGACGTCGCCGCGCTGCCCGGCTACTGGGTGATCCTGCACGAGCAGGTGCTGCGGATTCCGGTCGGCGGCCACGCGGCGATGGCCGAGCAACTGGAGCACATCGTCGGCCTCGTACGCCGACGGCGCGTGCTCGTTCAGGTGCTGCCGTGCTCGGTGGGGGCGTACCCCCTGATAGGCCGGATGGTCCAGCTCATGGAGTTCGCCGACGCCCCGCCGACCGCCTATACAGAGGCCGTGTATTCGGGCAACCTGCTGGACGAACCCGCCCTGGTTAAGCGGGTGCAGGACGCATACGATCTGCTCAGGGCCGCCGCGCTACCGCCGGACGCGTCCCTGTCTCTGATCGAATCGGCGACGGAGGACCACAGACGATGCGCGAGTACGACCTGA
- a CDS encoding DUF397 domain-containing protein: MREYDLSLPQWRKSTYSDDNGGSCLEVADGVPGVVPVRDSKLPDGPVLLIGADAWAAFVAGVEG; encoded by the coding sequence ATGCGCGAGTACGACCTGAGCCTTCCTCAGTGGCGCAAAAGTACCTACAGCGACGACAACGGCGGCAGTTGCCTCGAAGTCGCCGACGGAGTCCCCGGTGTCGTCCCCGTCCGGGACAGCAAGCTGCCGGACGGCCCCGTACTGCTGATCGGCGCCGACGCCTGGGCCGCGTTCGTGGCCGGCGTCGAGGGCTGA
- a CDS encoding response regulator transcription factor — protein sequence MTVRVVLADDQQLIRTALRMVMADIEDIEVVGEAENGEEAVALAGRLRPDVVVMDIRMPGMNGIEATRRITADTTGPNGESRIVILTTFDDDDYVYGALRAGASGFLVKDMGLDDIIAAVRVVAAGDALIAPAVTRRLIQDFTAARPELARGRSELKGVTDREREVLTLVGSGLSNTEIAERLFISVATAKTYLTRLLAKLDARDRVQLVIIAYEAGLVSVNR from the coding sequence ATGACGGTCCGCGTGGTCCTCGCCGACGACCAGCAGCTCATCCGCACGGCCCTGCGCATGGTCATGGCCGACATCGAGGACATCGAGGTGGTCGGGGAGGCGGAGAACGGCGAGGAGGCGGTGGCGCTCGCCGGTCGACTGCGCCCCGATGTAGTCGTCATGGACATCCGCATGCCCGGCATGAACGGCATCGAGGCGACCCGCCGGATCACCGCGGACACCACGGGGCCGAACGGTGAATCGAGGATCGTCATCCTGACCACGTTCGACGACGACGATTACGTGTACGGGGCGCTGCGCGCGGGCGCGTCCGGTTTCCTGGTCAAGGACATGGGCCTGGACGACATCATCGCGGCGGTCCGCGTGGTGGCGGCCGGGGACGCACTCATCGCCCCCGCTGTCACCCGTCGGCTCATCCAGGACTTCACCGCCGCCCGCCCGGAACTCGCCCGTGGACGATCCGAGTTGAAGGGCGTCACCGACCGCGAGCGCGAGGTCCTGACACTGGTCGGCAGCGGGCTGTCCAATACGGAGATAGCCGAGCGGCTCTTCATCAGCGTGGCCACGGCGAAGACGTATCTCACCCGCCTGCTCGCGAAGCTGGACGCGCGGGACCGCGTCCAGCTCGTGATCATCGCGTACGAGGCGGGGCTGGTGTCGGTGAACCGGTGA
- a CDS encoding sensor histidine kinase: MHVTPSLPPLKRVPPGAWVALAWCASTVFTVLARIRLPGQGGPNELVAAQFYRWDGLLFLTVACVLALAGGVWLGRRPLTALTLLLAAAALLTVNLAVAAIQLAQYLAVDVALYFIAATRPRRTGVTGLAMALAVLVAWLSVRLLQGWGIGTLVELTVALTVVVSWLLGDASHRTRVHAGQLRIRASAQAVTDERLRIAREMHDMVAHSIGIIALQAGAAARVAHTQPDAAREAMAAVETAGRETLAGLRRMLVALRQADHGEQAGGTEGGERPRSSGYPDGRGGLSEAPDCPSGDGEPAPQGRSHEHGTGETGSPPSSGEDGSRIARAVPLSPAEGLADLDRLAAAATAAGVRVDIRWTGERRQLPPEIDLSAFRIVQESITNVLRHAATTMCRVTVDHRDTEIAVEITDDGRGRGSTTDTGFGLIGMRERAALLHGEFTAGPRPEGGFRVSARLPLPATGQVGAR; this comes from the coding sequence ATGCATGTCACGCCGTCGCTTCCCCCGCTCAAGCGTGTCCCGCCCGGCGCCTGGGTGGCCCTGGCCTGGTGCGCCAGCACCGTGTTCACGGTCCTCGCGCGTATCCGGCTCCCCGGCCAGGGCGGGCCGAACGAACTGGTCGCCGCCCAGTTCTACCGTTGGGACGGCCTGCTGTTCCTCACCGTGGCATGCGTCCTGGCCCTGGCCGGCGGCGTCTGGCTCGGGCGCCGTCCCCTGACCGCCCTGACCCTGCTGCTCGCGGCGGCCGCCCTGCTCACCGTCAACCTCGCCGTCGCGGCGATCCAGCTCGCCCAGTACCTGGCCGTCGACGTGGCCCTCTACTTCATCGCGGCCACCCGCCCCCGCCGCACCGGGGTCACCGGGCTCGCCATGGCGCTCGCCGTCCTGGTCGCCTGGCTGTCGGTACGGCTGTTACAGGGCTGGGGTATCGGCACCCTCGTCGAGCTGACCGTGGCGCTGACCGTCGTCGTCTCCTGGCTGCTCGGCGACGCCTCCCACCGCACCCGTGTCCACGCCGGGCAACTGCGGATCCGGGCCTCGGCCCAGGCCGTCACCGACGAACGCCTGCGCATCGCCCGCGAGATGCACGACATGGTCGCCCACAGCATCGGCATCATCGCCCTCCAGGCGGGCGCGGCGGCCCGGGTCGCGCACACCCAGCCGGACGCCGCGCGCGAAGCCATGGCGGCGGTCGAGACGGCCGGCCGCGAGACCCTCGCCGGGTTGCGCCGCATGCTCGTCGCGCTGCGCCAGGCGGACCACGGGGAGCAGGCCGGCGGGACGGAGGGGGGTGAGCGGCCCCGCTCGTCGGGGTACCCGGACGGGCGCGGCGGCCTGTCCGAAGCGCCGGACTGCCCAAGTGGCGACGGCGAACCGGCCCCGCAGGGCCGGTCCCACGAACACGGCACCGGAGAGACGGGAAGTCCGCCGTCTTCCGGCGAGGACGGGTCCCGCATCGCGCGGGCCGTGCCGCTGAGCCCCGCCGAGGGGCTGGCCGACCTGGACCGGCTGGCCGCTGCGGCGACCGCGGCAGGGGTTCGCGTGGACATCCGCTGGACCGGCGAGCGGCGTCAACTCCCGCCGGAGATCGACCTGTCCGCGTTCCGGATCGTCCAGGAGTCCATCACCAACGTCCTGCGGCACGCGGCGACGACCATGTGCCGGGTGACCGTCGACCACCGGGACACAGAGATCGCGGTCGAGATCACCGACGACGGCCGGGGCAGGGGCAGCACCACGGACACGGGGTTCGGTCTCATCGGCATGAGGGAGCGAGCCGCCCTGCTGCACGGCGAGTTCACCGCGGGCCCGCGTCCCGAGGGCGGTTTCCGGGTGAGCGCCCGCCTTCCGCTCCCGGCCACGGGCCAGGTGGGCGCCCGATGA
- a CDS encoding protein-tyrosine phosphatase family protein: MLALPSGRLIRGRALRRPLPADGGPEPTYAVYLLGKEPPPVPWEAHWLRWPDFRLPADRAEAREVLTKAWRRAAGERVEIACFGGRGRTGTALACVAVLDGVPPREAVAYVRGHYDRHAVETPWQRAYVGRFGARD; the protein is encoded by the coding sequence GTGCTGGCGCTGCCCTCCGGACGGCTGATCCGGGGCCGGGCACTGCGCCGCCCGCTTCCGGCCGACGGAGGTCCCGAGCCGACGTACGCCGTGTATCTGCTCGGCAAGGAGCCGCCCCCGGTCCCCTGGGAGGCCCACTGGCTGCGCTGGCCGGACTTCCGGCTGCCCGCCGACCGGGCGGAGGCCCGCGAGGTGCTCACAAAGGCCTGGCGGCGGGCCGCCGGTGAACGCGTCGAGATCGCCTGCTTCGGCGGCCGGGGCCGCACCGGCACGGCCCTGGCCTGCGTCGCGGTCCTCGACGGCGTACCGCCCCGCGAGGCGGTGGCGTACGTGCGCGGACACTACGACCGGCACGCGGTGGAGACTCCGTGGCAGCGCGCGTACGTAGGCCGCTTCGGCGCCCGGGACTGA
- a CDS encoding FadR/GntR family transcriptional regulator — protein MRRMPEETGNRRRPERRVSSQIQREVMQLILDQGLRAGAPLPTETELMSDLGVSRNSVREALKALQALDIVEIRHGYGTYVGEASMTPFVDGLTFRTLARPDDPTAALAEILQVREVLEEGLISRVAEVLTEEELDRLEAVVTEMETAGDDGRSFPELDSRFHELLYASLGNPLVPQLLGAFWTVFRRVAVVRGWTDDITPEVTARRHRDILTALRVRDVEGAQRAMSDHFRGIEARAAQGARGVS, from the coding sequence ATGCGGCGCATGCCTGAGGAGACCGGGAACCGGCGCCGGCCCGAGCGCCGGGTGAGCAGCCAGATCCAGCGCGAGGTCATGCAGTTGATCCTCGACCAGGGGCTTCGGGCCGGTGCGCCGCTGCCCACCGAGACCGAGCTGATGAGCGATCTCGGCGTGAGCCGCAATTCGGTCCGTGAGGCGCTCAAGGCCCTTCAGGCGCTCGACATAGTCGAGATCCGGCACGGCTACGGCACCTATGTGGGTGAGGCGTCCATGACGCCGTTCGTCGACGGACTGACCTTCCGCACACTCGCCCGTCCGGACGATCCGACCGCGGCGCTGGCCGAGATCCTCCAGGTCCGCGAAGTGCTGGAGGAGGGGCTGATAAGCCGGGTGGCCGAGGTGCTGACCGAGGAGGAGCTGGACCGGCTCGAAGCCGTCGTCACGGAGATGGAGACGGCGGGCGACGACGGCCGGTCCTTCCCCGAACTCGACAGCCGGTTCCATGAGTTGCTGTACGCCTCGCTCGGCAACCCGCTCGTTCCCCAGTTGCTCGGCGCGTTCTGGACCGTGTTCCGGAGGGTCGCCGTGGTGCGCGGCTGGACCGACGACATCACCCCGGAGGTGACGGCCCGCCGCCACCGCGACATCCTCACGGCCCTGCGGGTACGGGACGTCGAGGGCGCCCAGCGCGCGATGTCGGACCACTTCCGGGGCATCGAGGCCCGCGCCGCCCAGGGCGCCCGCGGCGTGAGCTGA
- a CDS encoding ABC transporter substrate-binding protein — translation MRDVNRTPAPHRRSFLKYTGALGAAAALSSSLSACSSGPESTNDTGGSGGGQNATLTAVIGYGNDGSWDPTQTASAFCMAANNHIYEGLLDTDPISREPYAALATQVPADLTGTSWKFTLRAGATFHDGKPVTADDVVFVFDRILDPKTQTLAKGFFASWLKEVRRIDAQNVELVLKFPFPEGVSRLTLAKIMPKHVFSQPGAWDDAIKGKAIGSGPYRQTAHHPKSNTTFEAFAAYNGPRKPAFKKMNWLTIVDAAPRVAKISGASAGAQIADNVPYANITRLREGGMTVQGGAGMNNLFLMFNTRHKPFDDVRVRQALRYAIDTDKMVEVALKGHGKPSSSFLNEANPSYRPAKTVYAYDPEKAKKLLKEAGVKGLKIEILSVNVSWIVDCLPTVKASWDAIGVQTTLAPQETTAVFTKMDQKQDYQVVAAASNPNQFGLDADLIMHYNYGPQNLWMGYARWAGDPVAKQLFKDMDRATQEPDADRKKAMIQDYIDVVAEQAVLYPVVHNELMTAWNPRRLAGIRPQPYPGINLLQAKWV, via the coding sequence GTGCGCGACGTGAACCGCACTCCGGCGCCGCACCGCCGGTCGTTCCTGAAGTACACCGGGGCCCTGGGCGCGGCCGCCGCCCTCTCCTCGTCCCTGTCCGCCTGCTCGTCGGGGCCGGAGTCCACGAACGACACCGGCGGCTCGGGCGGCGGACAGAACGCCACCCTGACGGCCGTGATCGGCTACGGGAACGACGGAAGCTGGGATCCGACGCAGACCGCGTCGGCCTTCTGCATGGCCGCCAACAACCACATCTACGAAGGCCTGCTCGACACCGACCCGATCTCCCGCGAGCCCTACGCCGCGCTCGCCACCCAGGTACCCGCCGACCTCACCGGCACGTCCTGGAAGTTCACGCTGCGCGCCGGTGCCACGTTCCACGACGGGAAGCCCGTCACCGCCGACGACGTGGTCTTCGTCTTCGACCGGATCCTCGATCCGAAGACCCAGACGCTCGCCAAGGGCTTCTTCGCGAGCTGGCTGAAGGAAGTCCGCAGGATCGACGCGCAGAACGTCGAGCTGGTCCTCAAGTTCCCCTTCCCGGAAGGGGTCTCCCGGCTCACCCTGGCGAAGATCATGCCCAAGCACGTCTTCTCGCAGCCGGGCGCCTGGGACGACGCGATCAAGGGCAAGGCGATCGGTTCGGGACCGTACCGGCAGACCGCGCACCACCCGAAGTCCAACACGACCTTCGAGGCGTTCGCCGCCTACAACGGGCCCCGCAAGCCCGCGTTCAAGAAGATGAACTGGCTGACCATAGTGGACGCCGCGCCCCGCGTCGCGAAGATCTCCGGGGCGAGCGCCGGGGCCCAGATCGCCGACAACGTCCCGTACGCCAACATCACGCGGCTCCGCGAGGGCGGCATGACCGTCCAGGGCGGCGCCGGCATGAACAACCTGTTCCTGATGTTCAACACCCGGCACAAGCCGTTCGACGACGTGCGCGTCCGGCAGGCGCTGCGCTACGCCATCGACACCGACAAGATGGTCGAGGTCGCGCTCAAGGGGCACGGGAAGCCGTCGAGTTCCTTCCTCAACGAGGCCAACCCCTCCTACCGGCCGGCGAAGACCGTCTACGCCTACGACCCGGAGAAGGCGAAGAAGCTCCTGAAGGAGGCCGGGGTCAAGGGGCTGAAGATCGAGATCCTGTCGGTGAACGTGAGCTGGATCGTCGACTGCCTGCCGACCGTCAAGGCGTCCTGGGACGCGATCGGCGTGCAGACGACGCTGGCCCCGCAGGAGACCACGGCCGTGTTCACCAAGATGGACCAGAAGCAGGACTACCAGGTCGTCGCCGCCGCCTCGAACCCCAACCAGTTCGGCCTCGACGCCGACCTGATCATGCACTACAACTACGGCCCCCAGAACCTCTGGATGGGCTACGCCCGCTGGGCCGGTGACCCGGTCGCCAAGCAGCTCTTCAAGGACATGGACCGGGCGACCCAGGAACCGGACGCCGACAGGAAGAAGGCGATGATCCAGGACTACATCGACGTCGTCGCCGAACAGGCCGTGCTCTACCCGGTCGTGCACAACGAGCTGATGACGGCGTGGAATCCGCGCCGGCTCGCGGGGATAAGGCCTCAGCCCTATCCGGGCATCAACCTGCTGCAAGCCAAGTGGGTCTAG
- a CDS encoding ABC transporter permease → MVAIVRILLRRVALLVPLMLGIVLFVFLVMRFSDVDPASAFFQGANPTPQQLHDFRERNGLLDPLPVRYFDFVGDLLHGDMGTSALTRAPVVEQVTTALPLTLQLTFLGLGIAVVLALLGGVTAAIHRDRLPDQIIRVVSLTGVAAPGFWLALLMIQYLAVDQGWFPTGGYINPADSLTGWLKTMALPALALSLPVAAQLTRIVRTSVVEELDKDYVRTAIGSGLPPRVVVGRNVLRNALMNPLTVLGLRVGYLLGGAVVIETIFSLPGMGKLMIDAVQNGDPAVVQGVVLTTAIGFVVVNLVIDILYLLVNPRLREAT, encoded by the coding sequence GTGGTCGCCATCGTCAGGATCCTGCTGCGCCGCGTCGCGCTGCTCGTGCCGCTGATGCTCGGGATCGTCCTGTTCGTCTTCCTGGTGATGCGGTTCTCGGACGTCGACCCGGCGTCCGCGTTCTTCCAGGGCGCCAACCCGACCCCGCAGCAGCTCCACGACTTCAGGGAACGCAACGGACTGCTCGACCCCCTGCCCGTGCGCTACTTCGACTTCGTGGGTGACCTGCTGCACGGCGACATGGGCACCAGCGCGCTGACCAGGGCGCCGGTCGTCGAACAGGTCACCACCGCGCTGCCGCTCACGCTCCAGCTCACCTTCCTGGGGCTCGGCATCGCGGTGGTGCTGGCGCTCCTCGGCGGGGTCACGGCCGCGATCCACCGCGACCGGCTGCCCGACCAGATCATCCGGGTGGTGTCCCTGACCGGGGTCGCCGCACCGGGCTTCTGGCTGGCCCTGCTGATGATCCAGTACCTCGCCGTCGACCAGGGCTGGTTCCCGACCGGCGGCTACATCAACCCGGCCGACTCGCTGACCGGCTGGCTGAAGACCATGGCACTGCCCGCGCTCGCGCTCTCCCTGCCGGTCGCGGCCCAGCTCACCCGGATCGTCCGGACGTCCGTGGTCGAGGAGCTCGACAAGGACTACGTGCGCACCGCGATCGGCAGCGGGCTGCCGCCCCGGGTGGTCGTCGGCCGCAACGTCCTGCGCAACGCCCTGATGAACCCGCTCACCGTGCTGGGCCTGCGCGTGGGCTATCTGCTGGGCGGCGCGGTCGTCATCGAGACGATCTTCTCGCTGCCCGGCATGGGCAAGCTGATGATCGACGCCGTGCAGAACGGGGACCCGGCCGTCGTGCAGGGCGTCGTGCTGACCACGGCCATCGGCTTCGTGGTCGTGAACCTCGTCATCGACATCCTGTATCTGCTGGTCAACCCACGGCTGAGGGAGGCGACCTGA
- a CDS encoding dipeptide/oligopeptide/nickel ABC transporter permease/ATP-binding protein gives MFTRKDLAGALARPGVRLRGWRRLPPLSRIAVGFLAVVLVVAVFAPLLAPHDPLDQQPQADGTGHPSADHWMGQDSLGRDILSRLMYGARWSLAIGLGATALALVVGALLGALAATSRKAVDETLMRCLDVVMAFPGIALAAVLVAVFGGGITVLICAIAFLFTPPVARVVRANVLDQYGEDYVTAEQVIGARTPHIVLRHVAVNCAAPVLVFCTVQVAEAIVFEASLSFIGAGVRPPDPSWGSVIADGKNMVLTGGWWATVFPGLLMLVTVLSLNILSEGVSDAWAAPAAREVSVPPAEDRLEAPEPGSGTVVELPGLAQAAARLRARARPPVTDGQPVLAVERLAIGFDERHGGVDIVDGISFEVYPGEVLGLVGESGCGKSLTALTVMGLEPKGARVRGQVRFRQRQLVGEPMRVRRRLLGHEMAMVYQDALSSLNPAMTIRAQLKQVIRRGGRRTAAELLALVGLDPERTLRSYPHELSGGQRQRVLIAMALSREPALIVADEPTTALDVTVQAQIMELLLRLRAELDFALVLVSHDLALISAVTDRVVVMYGGQIVETGVTADLVESPAHHYTRGLLGSVLSLESAAERMTQIKGVVPSPADFPAGCRFADRCPMADDVCRTTAPDLVGTHTHTAACHHPAVDLVTAESEAVT, from the coding sequence ATGTTCACGCGGAAGGATCTCGCGGGGGCCCTCGCCCGGCCCGGCGTCCGGCTGCGGGGCTGGCGCAGGCTGCCGCCGCTGTCGAGGATCGCGGTCGGCTTCCTGGCCGTGGTGCTCGTGGTGGCGGTGTTCGCCCCGCTGCTCGCCCCGCACGACCCGCTCGACCAGCAACCGCAGGCGGACGGCACCGGGCATCCCTCGGCGGACCACTGGATGGGGCAGGACAGCCTCGGCCGGGACATCCTCAGCCGGCTGATGTACGGGGCGCGCTGGTCCCTGGCCATCGGTCTCGGCGCCACCGCCCTGGCCCTGGTCGTGGGAGCACTGCTCGGTGCCCTCGCCGCGACCTCGCGGAAGGCGGTCGACGAGACGCTGATGCGCTGTCTGGACGTGGTGATGGCGTTCCCCGGCATCGCGCTCGCCGCCGTTCTCGTCGCCGTGTTCGGCGGCGGCATCACCGTACTGATCTGCGCGATCGCGTTCCTGTTCACCCCGCCCGTCGCCCGGGTCGTGCGGGCGAACGTCCTCGACCAGTACGGCGAGGACTACGTCACCGCCGAGCAGGTGATCGGCGCCCGCACCCCGCACATCGTGCTGCGGCACGTGGCCGTCAACTGCGCGGCCCCGGTCCTGGTGTTCTGCACCGTTCAGGTCGCCGAGGCCATCGTGTTCGAGGCCTCGCTGTCGTTCATCGGCGCGGGCGTGCGGCCCCCGGACCCGTCCTGGGGCAGTGTCATCGCCGACGGCAAGAACATGGTGCTGACCGGCGGCTGGTGGGCCACCGTCTTCCCCGGCCTGCTGATGCTGGTCACCGTGCTGTCGCTGAACATCCTCTCCGAGGGTGTCTCCGACGCGTGGGCCGCGCCGGCCGCCCGCGAGGTGTCCGTACCTCCCGCCGAGGACCGGCTGGAAGCCCCGGAGCCGGGCAGCGGCACGGTCGTCGAACTGCCGGGACTGGCACAGGCCGCGGCCCGGCTGCGCGCCCGGGCCCGCCCGCCGGTCACGGACGGGCAGCCCGTTCTCGCCGTCGAGCGGCTGGCCATCGGCTTCGACGAACGGCACGGCGGGGTGGACATCGTCGACGGCATCAGCTTCGAGGTGTATCCCGGCGAAGTCCTGGGCCTGGTGGGCGAGTCGGGCTGCGGGAAGTCGCTGACGGCCCTGACGGTGATGGGCCTGGAACCGAAGGGCGCCCGGGTGCGCGGCCAGGTCCGGTTCCGTCAGCGGCAGTTGGTCGGCGAGCCCATGCGGGTCCGGCGCCGGCTGCTGGGCCACGAGATGGCGATGGTCTACCAGGACGCGCTGTCGTCCCTGAACCCGGCGATGACGATCAGGGCACAGCTCAAGCAGGTGATACGGCGCGGCGGCAGGCGCACGGCGGCCGAACTGCTCGCCCTGGTCGGCCTCGATCCCGAGCGGACCCTGCGCAGTTACCCCCACGAACTCTCCGGAGGACAGCGCCAGCGCGTCCTGATCGCGATGGCGTTGTCCCGCGAGCCCGCGCTGATCGTCGCGGACGAACCGACGACGGCCCTGGACGTGACGGTCCAGGCACAGATCATGGAGCTGCTGCTGCGACTGCGGGCGGAACTGGACTTCGCCCTGGTCCTCGTCTCGCACGACCTCGCGCTGATCTCGGCGGTCACCGACCGGGTGGTCGTGATGTACGGCGGCCAGATCGTGGAGACGGGGGTGACGGCGGACCTGGTGGAGTCCCCGGCCCACCACTACACGCGCGGCCTGCTCGGCAGCGTCCTGTCCCTGGAGTCGGCGGCCGAGCGCATGACGCAGATCAAGGGGGTCGTCCCCTCCCCCGCCGACTTCCCGGCCGGCTGCCGGTTCGCCGACCGGTGTCCGATGGCGGACGACGTGTGCCGGACTACGGCGCCGGACCTCGTCGGCACGCACACGCACACGGCGGCCTGCCACCACCCGGCCGTCGACCTGGTGACCGCGGAGAGCGAGGCCGTGACGTGA